The Methanocella arvoryzae MRE50 DNA window AACCTTTCAAGTAGTACCGATTCGCCGATAGAATAAGTACTAACTGTATGCGGTCGACGGAGGTTTTTCGGGTCTGCCCGGAGCGAAGCGGAGGGATGCGGAGGCGGCAGGGCAATGGACGCCTACGAAGTGGCGTCGCTTAGGGCTTGCGAAGCAATGTGAGGTCGGCGGCTGCGTAGCGCCAGCCGGCCTGTCATTGCGAGGGTGCGAGCCCGGCCCTGACGGCGCAGCACCCGAAAAACCGTAGTAGGCCGACCATCAGGTCGGCCGTCGACCCGCGTGTTAGGTTATATTCTTTTTGGGCGGCCGTCGACCCGCGAGAATTGTTATAGAAAATCGCTATTGCTGGTATTGACCGGCGATGTAAGCAAAATATGATTTAAGAAGCTGAACTAGCTCGAGGCAGACGACACCCCTTTGAGTTCACACATACGGCATGAAAGCAATTCAAAAAAGTATAGAGCCGAGATGCTTTAGCGCGCCCTCGAAGCTCTTACAGTGGACGCAGCCTTGACTGTCGTCTTCTTCTTAGGTGCCGCACGTTTTCCTGCTGCCCTGACTGGCCGGCGTTCTTCGGCCTCGTCGGAATTCAGCGGAGTGTTGCAGCGGTTGCATTCGGTCACACACCACCGGTGGTAGGTGGCAGTGCAGGCCGGGCATACGGTGGCGTCGTCCTTCTTGACTTTGAGACCGCACTCGTCGCAGCGTCCGGACTCGTCAGCCTCCAGGTCGTCGTCCATCTCGTCCCTTGCATCAAATTCGTCGAAGTCGTCGTCGTCAACGTATGTCATACTGAACTCCAGCAAGAATCCTATCATAGATAATATTTAAAATTTGTGGGCGGAATGGAGGAGGGATTTTGTTGCAACCGTCGACGTTTATAAGGCATACGCGGAGGCCGCGCGGATTACGCGCATAGCAGGCGACAGCTTTTTATTTTTATCCTCTGAGACTACTTAATATAGCCTGCGTATTGCAGGCAAGATTCTATCGACGTGATCCAATGGCTGAACCGGACGTACAGAGCAAGATCGACGAAGCAGTCACCAGGGGAGACTACCCCGACAGGAAAGCCGCCATCGCAGGCCTCATGAAGCAGCTGATCGACTACCAGAAAGGCATGCTCAAAGGCCGGGGTTCCGGCGATACCGTGGCAGAGATCGAGAAGCTCCGGGAGGAGAAGTGGAAGGCCTTGCTGGAGCAGGCCGGCGGCGACGACGAGAAGGCTGCCCGGGCTTACGTGGAAGAGATCGGGAAGTTCAGCCGATAGAACTGTTTTGAGAAATGTGAACTGCCTCCCGGGGGAGGCGGTCTTAAAGCGTGCCAGTCACATTACCGGCGGCTGTCAGCCCATGCTGATCAGGTCTTCTGGGGACATGATCCCGGCAAAGCTGCGCACGTTGAGCATGGTATTCATATCCCTCGTGACGATCAGCGCGTTGTTCCGGTGTGCAAAAACTACGTGCAGCGCCCGGAGGAAGGGGATCTCGTAGGTCCTCGAAAGCTTCAGCGCCCCGATGATGATGCTCTCGTTGGCCACCAGCAAATCCCCGCC harbors:
- a CDS encoding RING finger protein; protein product: MTYVDDDDFDEFDARDEMDDDLEADESGRCDECGLKVKKDDATVCPACTATYHRWCVTECNRCNTPLNSDEAEERRPVRAAGKRAAPKKKTTVKAASTVRASRAR